The bacterium genome includes the window GTCTCAGCGACGAAACCTGCGCGCTTTTCAACGTCGGCTGCGCCCCGGCGGGGTGGGACAACCTCGCCAGATACCTCGAAAAGAAAAAAATTCCTCTTTTGTACGGAGAAAAAGCGGGGCTACTCGTCAAAAGGCAAAACGAGAGCTATTATGACCGATTCAGGGAAAGACTCATCTTCCCGATAACCGATTTCGCCGGGCGGACGGTGAGCTTCGGCGGGAGGATACTCGAAAAGGGCGAGCCCAAGTACCTCAACGGCCCCGAATCGGAGGTCTTTCACAAGTCGAAGGTCCTTTACGGCCTCTTTCAGGGCGCGCAGGAACTGCGCTCCTCGGGGAGGGCGATACTGGTCGAGGGGTACATGGACGTGGTCATGCTCCGGGAGAAGGGCTACGGAGGGTGCCTCGCCACCCTCGGCACGGCCCTCACCCGCGATCACGTGGAGGCGATGAGAAGGCGCGTAGACGAGGCGGTGCTGGTCTACGACGGCGACGCGGCCGGAAGAAAGGCGATGGAGAGAAGCCTTGACATTTTTCTCAAGGAAGGCTTTCCTTGCCGCGCCGTGCTCCTGCCCGAGGGCGAAGACCCTGACAGTTTCGTGGCGAAGGGTGGTGACCTCGGCGCCCTTGTAGACAAGGCCGTCTCCCTCTTCGACGTATGCCTGGAGCTTACGCGAAGAAGGCACGATTTCAACAGCATCGAAGGCCGCCTCGCGGCGGTGGGCGAGATTGCCCCCGCGCTCGCGGCTATGGACGACCCTCTCGGACGCGACCTCTATATAAAGAGGGCCTGCGAATCCCTCCGGGTCGAAGAGCGCCTTATGCGGGCCAAAATATCCGCCGGAACGGTGCGCAGGGACGAAGCCGAACCGGAGCCCCCCGCGCAGCGCGACCCTCAGGAGCTTGCGCTCGCGAGGCTTATCGTCCACAACCTCGAAGCCAGGCGAAGTTTTATGGACGCTGGCGGAGAAAAGTGGCTGGAGGGAGGGGATCTTAGGGAGTTGGCCCTCTTCGTCGCTCCGAGGGAGGAGGACGCGGAATCCTTCCCCATCGAGCTTGCACCCGCGCGGCTTCAGAATCTCCTGACCGGCCTGGTCATGGAGGACGTGCCGGGGGATTTCGAGTCCCTGGCGGGCGCTCTGGAAAAAAGAAGGCTTAAAAAAATCCTGGCGAAGCTGAATGAAGAGATGAAAAAAGCCGGCGAAAATGAAGACTGGGAAAATTATTCTCGTTTGGCTAAGGAAAAACAGGCAATCGACCGAAAAATAAGTAACG containing:
- the dnaG gene encoding DNA primase, which translates into the protein MSHCSGGGFAVLIPEDILQTIRDRVSVADIVGAHVALKKAGKTLKGHCPFHSEKTPSFTVNEERGTYKCFGCGKGGNIFTFLMEMEGRSFREAVEELAKKAGIELPRGGAQEEDAPSRKEREAVRDVLELSARYYRYQFEEGRAGEEARKYAKMRGLSDETCALFNVGCAPAGWDNLARYLEKKKIPLLYGEKAGLLVKRQNESYYDRFRERLIFPITDFAGRTVSFGGRILEKGEPKYLNGPESEVFHKSKVLYGLFQGAQELRSSGRAILVEGYMDVVMLREKGYGGCLATLGTALTRDHVEAMRRRVDEAVLVYDGDAAGRKAMERSLDIFLKEGFPCRAVLLPEGEDPDSFVAKGGDLGALVDKAVSLFDVCLELTRRRHDFNSIEGRLAAVGEIAPALAAMDDPLGRDLYIKRACESLRVEERLMRAKISAGTVRRDEAEPEPPAQRDPQELALARLIVHNLEARRSFMDAGGEKWLEGGDLRELALFVAPREEDAESFPIELAPARLQNLLTGLVMEDVPGDFESLAGALEKRRLKKILAKLNEEMKKAGENEDWENYSRLAKEKQAIDRKISNA